CCCGGCGGGCGGGATCGTGCCATCCCTGTCTCGAAACCGCCCCGCGCAAGGAGGCCCGACCGTGATCCACGTGACCGCGCATGATGCCCTTCTGGTCATCGACCTGCAGAACGATTTCCTGCCCGGCGGCGCGCTGCCGGTGCCCGAGGGGGACGCCGTCATTCCCGTCATCAACCACCTGACGCGCCTGCCCTTCGGCCAGCAGGCGGCCAGCCAGGACTGGCACCCGCACGGTCATGCATCCTTCGCCACCGCCCAGCCGCCCGGCCCCTGGCGACAGCATTGCGTCGCCGGCACTCCGGGCGCGGAGCTGGCGGCGTCGCTGGACCAGACGCGGATCGGCCTGGTGATCCGCAAGGGCCGCGCGCAGGACGTCGACAGCTATTCCGCCTTCCTCGACAACGACCGGACCACCCGTACGGGGCTGGAGGACTGGCTGAGGGGGCTGGGGATCACGCGAATCTTCATCGCCGGCCTGGCGCTGGATTATTGCGTGGCCTTCACCGCCATCGACGCGAAAGCCCTTGGTTTTGAAACGATCGTGGTCGAAGATGCCTGCCGTGGGATCGATCCCGACCCCGACGCCACATGGCAGGCCCTGGCGCGGCACGATATCCTGCATGTCCGGTCCGCCGAACTGGCGGGACAGTAAGGGGGGGATCGACCATACCGGGGGAACGCCCGGCGCCGGGTGGGACCGGCCCGGGCATCGAGTGGGGGAAGACGAAGACATGACCGTTCCAGGTCAGGTATGACCACGCACGGGCCGCGGGGGCGGCATCCGGCGACGCGACACCATCTGCGACGACATTTCCTGGGGCTGGCGGCCGGCGCGGCGGGCACAGGGCTGCTGCGGCCGCCGGCCCTGCTGGCGCAATCCCGCCCGCCCCTTCTGCCGCCCATCGCCGAGGTCGATGCGCTGGTCGCGTTCGGCCATACCGGTCCGGTTACGGACGGGGGCTGGACGGCGGCGCACGACCAGGGGGTGCAGGCCGTGCGCGCCGCCTTCCCGCGCCTGCGGACCGTGTATGTCGAGAGCATTCCCTATTCCGCCGACGCCACGCGCATCTTCCGCCAGTTCGTGGCCGAGGGCGCGCAGATGGTCATCGCGACCTCGGACTACGGTGATTTCATCCGTGATGTCTCGGACCGCGCGCCCGGCGTCGCCTTCATGGAATGCGACGGGCACAACGTCACCGGCAACCTGGGCTGGTATTACCTGACCCACTGGTATGCCAGCTACGTCATCGGCATCGCCGCCGGGCTGATGACCAGGACGAACCGGCTGGGCTTCGTGGGGTCGTTTCCCATTCCCTCGGTCTATGCCGGGGCCAACGCCGTGCTGCTGGGCGCGCGCTCGGTCAACCCTGCCGCGACATTGCAGGCGATTTCGATCAACGCCTGGTTCGACCCGCAGGCCGCCACCCAGGCCGGCACCGCGCTGGTCGAAAATGGCTGCGACTTCCTGTGCGGCATCATGGACGACCCCGGATATCTGCGCGTGGCGCAGCAGCGCGGCATCAAGGCGGCGATGTGGAACACCGACATGCGCCAGTACGGGCCCGATGCCTATATCAGCTCGGTGATGCTGGATTTCCGCGCCTATTATGTGGAACAGGTCCGCGCGCGCCTGGCCGGCACCTGGCAGCCGCAGGGGCATTTCCTGACGCTGGGCCAGGGCGTGGACCGCGACGCCTGGGGGCGGACCGTCCCGCCCGCCGTCGCCGCCCAGGCCGATGCGATGCGCGCGCGGATCATGGCGGGGTACAACCCGTTCCGCGGCCCGATCCGCGATGCCGCCGGACGGCTGCGCGTGCCGGCCGGCACGGTGATGGACGATGCGCTGATCTATCAGTGGGACTGGTCGGTGGAAGGAGTCAGCGGCCTTGACTGACTCCCTGCTTGCCGACGGACCGCCGCCGGTCGCGCCCGGCACACCGCCGATCCTGCAATTGCAGGGCATTTCCAAGTATTTTCCCGGCGTGATCGCGAACCAGGATGTCAGCCTGGATGTCCGGCCCGGCGAAATCCATGCCCTGCTGGGCGAAAACGGCGCGGGCAAGTCCACGCTGATGAACGTCGTCACCGGCATCTACCAACCCGATGCGGGCGAAATCGTGCTGGATGGCTACGGTCAGCATTTCGCCTCGCCGCAGGATGCGATCCGGGCGGGAATCGGCATGGTTCACCAGCATTTCAAGCTGGTCCCGGCCTTCACGGTCGCGGAAAACATCCATCTGGGCTGGCGGGACACGCCGGCCCGCGCCTCGGCCGCCATCCTGGAATCGCGCACCCGCGCGCTGTCGGACCGGTTCGGCGTTCCCGTGCGGCCCGACGCGCGGGTGGGCGACCTGTCGGCGGGCGAGCAGCAGCGGGTGGAAATCCTGCGCGTGCTGGCCCGCCAGGCCCGGCTGCTGATCCTGGACGAACCGACCGCCGTACTGACGCCGGCCGAGGCGCGGGACCTGTTCCGCGCGCTGCGCGCCTTCCGCGCTCAGGGCAACGCCGTCATCCTGATCAGCCACAAGCTGGACGAGGTCATGGACATCTCGGACCGGATCAGCATCCTGCGCGCCGGGCGCAGGATCGGCACGTACCCGACAGCGGAGTGCACCCCGGCGGGACTGGCCGCCACCATGGTCGGGCGCGACATCGTACGCCGCGACATGCGGGCCCGCCCACCCGGTGCCGCCGCGATCGCCCCTGCCCCGGTGCTGCGCCTGCGCGGCGTCACCTGCCGCGACGCGCGTGGCGTCGAGACCCTGCGCGACGTGACGCTGGACCTGCATGGCGGCGAGATCCTGGGCATTGCCGGCGTCGCCGGCAACGGCCAGCGCGAACTGACCCAGATGCTGACCGGCATGCTGCCGCCCACGGCGGGCGAGATCCTGCTGGACGGCGCACCGGTCCGCGCGGCCGACGCCGCCGCCTTCGCCCACGCGGGCATCGGCCATATCCCCGAGGACCGGCTGCGCAGCGGCCTGGCACCGTCGCTGGGCATCACCGACAACATGGCGCTGCGCGAATATGACCGCCCGCCGATCGGGCGACGCGGGCTGTACGACCCGCGCGCCGCCGAAGCCCTGGCGCGGGACCTGGCCGGGGCGGCGGAGGTGCGCATTCCCGATTATGCCATGCCGATCCGCAACCTGTCCGGCGGCAACCAGCAGCGCCTGGTGGCCCGGCGGGAAATCCGCATCGCCCGCCGGGTGCTGGTGGCGGCCTATCCCAGCCGGGGCCTGGATATCGGGGCGATCGCGACCGTGCTGCGCTACCTGACCGACCTGCGCGACCAGGGGTGGCCATCGTGCTGGTGTCCGAGGATCTGGGAGGAACTGCTGAACGTGGCCGACCGCATCGGCGTGCTGTTCCACGGCCGCCTGATGGCGACCATCGACGCCGCGACGGCGGACATGGAAACGCTGGGGCTGCTGATGGGCGGCCGCGCGGGCCGGCCGGATTCCGCACCTCAGGGAGGAACCGCCTGATGGCCGGCAAGCTGCAACGCCTGCCCACCGTGGCGCCCGGGCGCCTGCTGGCCTGGCGCGCGGGCGCGGTCGTCGCCGCGCTGCTGGTCACCACCCTGTTCCTGGCCCTGTCGGGGCGCGACCCGCGTCTGCTGGCCGACCTGGTGGTGCGCTCCACCGTGGGGTCGCGCTTCGGGCTGGAGGACTTGGCCCTGTTCATGACCCCGCTGGTGCTGACCGGCGCCGCCGTCACCGTCACCGGGCGCATCGGCATCTGGAATATCGGGGCCGAGGGCCAGTTCTATGCCGGCGCCATCGGGGCGGCGGGAATCGGCCTTTTCGTGCCCGGGCCCGCGATCATCATCCTGCCGCTGATGACGGTATGCGGCATCCTGTGCGGCATGGCGTGGATCCTGGTCCCGACCCTGGCCCGGGCCTATGCCGGCGTGAACGAGATCATCACCACCCTGCTGCTGAATTTCGTTGCCGGATTGCTGACCACCTATCTGGCGGTCGGGCCGTGGCATGACCGGGTGACCGGCGCGCTGGCCTCCACGGGACGGCTGCCGGTGCAGGTCCCCGAATTGTGGGGCGTCGTGCATTGGGGCTTTCCGGTGGCGCTGGCCATCGTCCTGGTGCTGGCGGCGGTCATGGCGCGCACACGCTGGGGCTATCAGGTCACGATCAGCGGCGCGAACGAACAGGCCGCGCGTTATGCCGGCATCCCGGTCCGGGCGCGCATCGTGGCGGTCATGCTGCTCTCGGGCGGGTTGGCCGCCCTGGCGGGGGTGTTCGAGGTCGCGGGCACCGTCCATCGGCTTCAGGGGGGACTGGCCAACAATTTCGGCTATTTCGGCATCGTGGTCGCGGTGCTGGCACGGGGATCGTGCCTGAACGTGCTGCCGGCGGCGCTGCTGATGGCCTTCATCCTGGATTCCGGCATCGTGCTGCAGACGCAGCAACTGACGGCATCGGCGGTGCTGGCCATCACCGGGCTGGTGCTGTTCGCCATCGCCATCGGCGACGAACTGGCCCATTACCGCCCCGTCTCCAGCCGCCCGGCCGCCGCTCCTGCCGGCCCCACCCGTGCGGAGTCCACGCCATGATCGCGCTGCTGACCGGCATGCTGACCACCGCGGTCCTGGCCGGGGGCGTCCTGGCCCTGGCGGCGCTGGGCGAGGTCCTGGCCGAACGGGTGGGCGTCACCAACCTGGGGGTCGAGGGGCTGATGTCCCTGGGCGCCGTCGTCGCCATCATCACGGTGGTGGCCACGCCGCATCCCTGGCTGGGCCTGCTGGCCGCCACCCTGGCCGGGGCGGCGGGGGGCATGGTCTTCGCCTTCGGCGCCGTCATCATCCGCGCCAACCAGGTGCTGTGCGGGCTGGCGGTCACCTTCCTGGGGCTGGGCCTGTCCGCGACCATCGGGCACGATTACGCCGGCATTCCGTCCCCCGCCACGTTCGGCCGCGCGCCGGTGCCGGGCCTGTCGTCACTGC
This genomic stretch from Gluconacetobacter diazotrophicus PA1 5 harbors:
- a CDS encoding ABC transporter permease, whose amino-acid sequence is MAGKLQRLPTVAPGRLLAWRAGAVVAALLVTTLFLALSGRDPRLLADLVVRSTVGSRFGLEDLALFMTPLVLTGAAVTVTGRIGIWNIGAEGQFYAGAIGAAGIGLFVPGPAIIILPLMTVCGILCGMAWILVPTLARAYAGVNEIITTLLLNFVAGLLTTYLAVGPWHDRVTGALASTGRLPVQVPELWGVVHWGFPVALAIVLVLAAVMARTRWGYQVTISGANEQAARYAGIPVRARIVAVMLLSGGLAALAGVFEVAGTVHRLQGGLANNFGYFGIVVAVLARGSCLNVLPAALLMAFILDSGIVLQTQQLTASAVLAITGLVLFAIAIGDELAHYRPVSSRPAAAPAGPTRAESTP
- the pncA gene encoding bifunctional nicotinamidase/pyrazinamidase, whose protein sequence is MIHVTAHDALLVIDLQNDFLPGGALPVPEGDAVIPVINHLTRLPFGQQAASQDWHPHGHASFATAQPPGPWRQHCVAGTPGAELAASLDQTRIGLVIRKGRAQDVDSYSAFLDNDRTTRTGLEDWLRGLGITRIFIAGLALDYCVAFTAIDAKALGFETIVVEDACRGIDPDPDATWQALARHDILHVRSAELAGQ
- a CDS encoding BMP family ABC transporter substrate-binding protein; this translates as MTTHGPRGRHPATRHHLRRHFLGLAAGAAGTGLLRPPALLAQSRPPLLPPIAEVDALVAFGHTGPVTDGGWTAAHDQGVQAVRAAFPRLRTVYVESIPYSADATRIFRQFVAEGAQMVIATSDYGDFIRDVSDRAPGVAFMECDGHNVTGNLGWYYLTHWYASYVIGIAAGLMTRTNRLGFVGSFPIPSVYAGANAVLLGARSVNPAATLQAISINAWFDPQAATQAGTALVENGCDFLCGIMDDPGYLRVAQQRGIKAAMWNTDMRQYGPDAYISSVMLDFRAYYVEQVRARLAGTWQPQGHFLTLGQGVDRDAWGRTVPPAVAAQADAMRARIMAGYNPFRGPIRDAAGRLRVPAGTVMDDALIYQWDWSVEGVSGLD